Proteins from one Panicum virgatum strain AP13 chromosome 7K, P.virgatum_v5, whole genome shotgun sequence genomic window:
- the LOC120640011 gene encoding F-box/LRR-repeat protein At3g26922-like, with translation MSFRKLKPHCAGCSDATSASAEKKKGSPYQQDDSPQCGKRVRYTDLPEEIWQHIHSLMPLRDAARAAIVSHAFLHSWRHRPNLTFSFRTVCSINCATDFTKTVDHIMRKHSGIGVKALTIDLDPFYNTKSSSYLDSWLQIAVTPRIQELTLVLARFTEPIAKSYYNFPCSLLSDGSGSLIQLLHLCCCTFRPTAKLGCFGSLKRLHLISVHISGDELGCLLSGSVALEQLRLKHCHEIIYVKVPFLLQQLSYIEVYDCRQLQVIESKAPNVRSLRFTNEQLPSISPNLETATIVSSGEMVNECTIPSKFLHLKYLHIALSGINIFPSYDYFSLVSFLDAAPSLETFILDVTSRHTENDSIFVESLHLRQMPEHRHDNLRNVKITCFRSAKSLVELTCHILKNTSVECLTLDTTCGLYTCSTSTIGKCFPMTKDALVEAPKALFAIATYIEGKVPSAVKLNIVPPCSRCHAIEF, from the exons ATGTCATTCAGAAAATTGAAGCCTCATTGTGCTGGATGTTCAG ATGCAACTTCTGCTTCAGCAGAGAAGAAAAAGGGATCACCATACCAACAAGATGACAGTCCTCAATGTGGCAAAAGAGTGAGGTATACAGACCTTCCGGAG GAAATTTGGCAGCATATACATTCTCTTATGCCATTGCGAGATGCTGCCCGTGCTGCTATTGTGTCTCATGCCTTTCTACATTCCTGGAGGCATCGTCCCAATCTTACCTTTAGCTTCCGAACAGTCTGCTCAATTAATTGTGCAACGGATTTCACCAAAACTGTTGATCACATTATGAGAAAACACTCGGGCATTGGCGTGAAGGCACTCACAATTGACTTGGATCCTTTCTACAATACGAAATCCAGTAGTTATCTTGATAGCTGGCTTCAGATTGCTGTTACACCGAGGATCCAAGAGCTCACACTTGTGTTGGCTCGATTCACTGAACCCATCGCAAAATCATATTACAACTTTCCATGCTCACTTTTATCTGATGGGAGTGGAAGCTTGATTCAGCTTCTTCATCTTTGCTGCTGTACGTTCCGTCCCACGGCTAAACTTGGTTGCTTTGGAAGCCTAAAAAGGCTGCACTTGATTTCTGTGCATATATCGGGGGATGAGCTTGGATGTCTTCTTTCCGGTTCTGTTGCTTTGGAGCAGTTGAGACTAAAGCATTGCCATGAGATAATATACGTGAAAGTACCTTTCCTGCTGCAGCAGCTCAGCTACATTGAGGTGTATGATTGCCGCCAGTTGCAAGTAATAGAGAGCAAAGCTCCAAATGTTCGCAGTTTGCGCTTTACAAATGAAC AGCTTCCATCCATTTCACCAAACCTGGAAACTGCTACCATTGTCTCATCTGGTGAG ATGGTCAATGAATGTACTATACCTAGCAAATTCCTCCACCTCAAGTACTTGCACATTGCTCTTTCTGGAATAAATATTTTTCCGTCGTATGATTACTTCTCTCTggtatcctttcttgatgctgctCCTTCCTTGGAGACCTTCATCCTAGAT GTGACGTCGAGGCACACGGAGAATGACTCAATTTTTGTAGAATCCTTACATCTAAGGCAGATGCCAGAACACCGTCATGACAACCTTCGGAATGTGAAGATCACTTGTTTCCGCTCTGCAAAGAGCTTGGTTGAGCTAACATGTCATATTCTCAAGAATACGTCTGTTGAGTGCCTTACATTGGACACCACATGTGGTTTATATACGTGTTCTACCAGCACAATTGGCAAATGCTTTCCCATGACAAAGGATGCTCTCGTGGAAGCCCCTAAAGCACTTTTTGCTATAGCAACATACATAGAAGGAAAGGTCCCCTCTGCAGTTAAACTAAATATTGTGCCACCTTGTAGCCGTTGCCATGCTATTGAATTTTAG
- the LOC120640538 gene encoding 7-deoxyloganetin glucosyltransferase-like, which translates to MGSLPPAEQPPPHAVMIPYPAQGHVTPMLQLAKLLHARGFHVTFVNNEFNHRRHLRARGPAALDGAPGFRFAAIDDGLPPCEADATQDVPALCRSTMTTCLPRFRDLVAGLDAEAARDGRPRVTCVVADSTMTFALRAARELGLRAATLWTASACGFLTYYHYRHLVDRGLVPLRDEAQLADGYLDTVVDWVPGAPADLRLRDFPSFVRTTDPDDVMLNFFIHETAGMSQASAVVINTFDELDATLLDAMAKLLPAPVYTVGPLPLTVRNNVPAGSPVAAIGSNLWKEQDAPLRWLDGRPPRSVVYVNFGSITVMSKEELAEFAWGLAGTGYAFLWNVRPDLVKGGGDSAGLPPEFAAATEGRSMLSTWCPQAAVLEHDAVGVFLTHSGWNSTLESICGGVPMVCWPFFAEQQTNCRFKCTEWGIGMEIGGDVKRVEVEALIREAMEGKKGREMRRRVAELRDSAVAAASPGGRSMRNVDRLIDEVLLA; encoded by the coding sequence ATGGggtcgctgccgccggcggagcagccgccgccgcacgcggtGATGATCCCGTACCCGGCGCAGGGCCACGTCACGCCCATGCTGCAGCTGGCCAAGCTCCTCCACGCGCGGGGCTTCCACGTCACCTTCGTCAACAACGAGTTcaaccaccgccgccacctccgcgcgcGGGGGCCCGCCGCGCTCGACGGCGCCCCCGGGTTCCGCTTCGCCGCCATCGACGACGGCCTCCCGCCCTGCGAAGCCGACGCCACCCAGGACGTCCCGGCGCTCTGCCGCTCCACCATGACCACCTGCCTGCCCCGCTTCAGGGACCTCGTCGCCGGGCtcgacgccgaggccgcccGCGACGGCCGCCCGCGCGTCACCTGCGTCGTCGCCGACAGCACCATGACGTTCGCGCTCCGCGCCGCGCGGGAGCtcggcctccgcgccgccacgcTCTGGACCGCCAGCGCCTGCGGCTTCCTCACCTACTACCACTACCGCCACCTCGTCGACCGCGGCCTCGTCCCGCTCAGGGACGAGGCGCAGCTCGCCGACGGCTACCTCGACACCGTCGTCGACTGGGTCCCCGGCGCGCCCGCGGACCTGCGCCTCCGCGACTTCCCCAGCTTCGTGCGCACCACGGACCCCGACGACGTCATGCTCAACTTCTTCATCCACGAGACCGCCGGCATGTCGCAGGCGTCGGCCGTCGTCATCAACACCTTCGACGAGCTCGACGCCACGCTGCTCGACGCCATGGCCAAGCTCCTGCCGGCGCCCGTCTACACCGTGGGCCCGCTCCCGCTGACGGTGCGGAACAACGTTCCGGCGGGGAGCCCGGTCGCCGCCATCGGGTCCAACCTGTGGAAGGAGCAGGACGCGCCGCTCCGGTGGCTGgacggccgcccgccgcgctcCGTCGTGTACGTCAACTTCGGGAGCATCACGGTGATGTCCAAGGAGGAGCTGGCCGAGTTCGCGTGGGGCCTCGCCGGCACCGGCTACGCCTTCCTCTGGAACGTGCGCCCGGACCTCgtcaagggcggcggcgactcaGCCGGGCTGCCGCCGGAGTTCGCGGCGGCCACGGAGGGCCGGAGCATGCTGTCGACGTGGTGCCCGCAGGCGGCGGTGCTGGAGCACGACGCCGTGGGGGTGTTCCTCACGCACTCCGGCTGGAACTCCACGCTGGAGAGCATCTGCGGCGGCGTGCCCATGGTGTGCTGGCCCTTCTTCGCCGAGCAGCAGACCAACTGCCGCTTCAAGTGCACAGAGTGGGGCATCGGGATGGAGATCGGCGGCGACGTCAAGCGCGTCGAGGTGGAGGCGCTCATCCGGGAGGCCAtggaggggaagaaggggagggagatGCGCCGCCGCGTGGCCGAGCTCAGGGAcagcgccgtggcggcggcgagccccggCGGCCGGTCCATGCGCAACGTCGACAGGCTCATCGACGAGGTGCTCCTAGCTTGA